The window GCTCGACGACCCCGATTCCGGCAGCTTCCTGTTCGATGGCATTGAAGTGGCCGGCTTTAACGAACGCAAACGTGCCGAGCTGCGCAAACGTAACATTGGCTTTGTATTCCAGAGCTTTAACCTTATCGACGAACTAACGGTGTTCGAAAACGTGGAGCTGCCCCTCATTTACCTGGGCGTAAAAGAAGAGGAGCGTAAGAAAAGGGTAGAGGAAGTGCTGGACAAAATGCAGATCATGCACCGCCGCAACCACTATCCGCAGCAGCTCTCCGGTGGTCAGCAGCAAAGGGTGGCGGTAGCCCGCGCCGTGGTGAACAAACCCAAGCTGATCCTGGCCGACGAACCTACCGGTAACCTCGACTCCAGCAATGGCAACGAAGTAATGGAGCTGCTCACCGACCTGAACGAGCAGGGCACTACCATCATCATGGTAACCCACTCCGAGCACGATGCCCGTTACAGCCACCGCATCATCCGCATGCTGGATGGCCAGACTGTAATGGAAAATATCATGGCGTAACGGAATGGGCTTTTAGCAGTCTGTACATACAACACCACCAGAGCAGAAGTGCATGGTGTTACAACCTTATAACCAAATGGTTATACCCTAAACCAAATAATAATGCTACGCAATTACTTAAAGGTTTCTGTCAGGAACCTGATGAAGCGGAAGTTTTTTAGCCTGATCAACATTTTAGGCCTGGCTACCGGTATGGCCATATGCCTGCTGATCGTTCTGTTTGTGCAGAGTGAGCTTGGATATGATCAGCACCATGAAAAAGCCGATCGTATTCACAGGGTAGCCCTGGAGCGGATCTATCCGGGCAGGTCATCTTTCTATGCCATGATTCCAGCCTCGATAGGCGAGGCCATCGAGACAGAATTTCCGGAAGTAGAGCAGCGTGTAAGGATCTTTAATTTTACAGGCGACAATAATTTTTACCTGAAGGTTGGGGAGCAGGTCTACGAAGACAAAAATGTGTTTGCTGCAGATTCTAACTTCTTCGAGGTTTTTAGTGCAGACTTCATTGCCGGCGATCGGGCAACAGCCTTAAAGCAACCTAATTCCATTGTGTTGAACAGAAGCACCGCCAAACGCATGTTTGGTACTGCAGAACAGGCAATAGGTAAGCAGGTAAGCATGGATGGGGATGAGGAAAACAATTCCTACCAGATTACAGCTGTGGTGGAGGACTGGCCTGAAAATTCTCATTTTACCTTTAACATCCTGATCTCCTCTGCG of the Flammeovirgaceae bacterium 311 genome contains:
- a CDS encoding phosphonate-transporting ATPase (COG1136 ABC-type antimicrobial peptide transport system, ATPase component), which encodes MIKISNLEKIYRTEDVETVALNKLTFEVKEGEFVAVMGPSGCGKSTLLNILGLLDDPDSGSFLFDGIEVAGFNERKRAELRKRNIGFVFQSFNLIDELTVFENVELPLIYLGVKEEERKKRVEEVLDKMQIMHRRNHYPQQLSGGQQQRVAVARAVVNKPKLILADEPTGNLDSSNGNEVMELLTDLNEQGTTIIMVTHSEHDARYSHRIIRMLDGQTVMENIMA